One Glycine soja cultivar W05 chromosome 2, ASM419377v2, whole genome shotgun sequence genomic region harbors:
- the LOC114376819 gene encoding zinc finger protein 10-like has product MERSHSQTQYRMYVKREQHSHLGDYSSWEERAFAEDAARILGGNMWPQRSYSCTFCTRDFKSAQALGGHMNIHQRDRARLKQQNHLSPHHKNHHFIIKSLLGNNKLHFSSAPEISTQLDCGLTHHACYSSSPATTITTTRLFSCISSTQDQNCGHHNFSPSSSNSCSSSIILGHVGSPNSEQEGVVKARDYKFNGLGCSNYVETSLSVGLTSMFGQNSSSPTTVPCGDRSNNSCKRLRSSIVSSLPLFPKPCSNDKSSAFQPVVHGTVEDLDLELRLGKRNRNLSS; this is encoded by the coding sequence ATGGAGAGATCTCACTCTCAGACTCAGTACAGGATGTATGTGAAGAGAGAACAGCACTCACACCTTGGAGATTACTCATCGTGGGAAGAAAGGGCTTTTGCTGAAGACGCAGCAAGGATACTTGGTGGGAACATGTGGCCTCAAAGATCTTACTCTTGCACCTTTTGCACAAGAGACTTCAAATCTGCTCAAGCCCTTGGGGGTCACATGAATATCCACCAAAGGGACAGGGCTAGGCTCAAACAACAAAATCATCTTAGCCCTCATCACAAAAATCATCATTTCATCATCAAATCCTTATTAGGTAATAATAAACTTCATTTCTCATCTGCACCAGAAATCTCCACCCAGTTAGATTGTGGTCTTACTCATCATGCTTGTTATTCTTCTAGCCCTGCAACTACAATCACAACAACCAGACTCTTCTCTTGTATATCATCCACACAAGATCAAAATTGTGGCCACCATAATTTTTCACCTTCTTCTTCTAATTCTTGTTCTTCTTCAATTATCTTGGGACACGTAGGGTCTCCTAATTCAGAACAAGAAGGGGTAGTCAAAGCAAGGGACTATAAATTTAATGGCTTGGGTTGTAGTAATTATGTTGAAACAAGTTTGTCTGTTGGACTGACTTCAATGTTTGGCCAAAATTCATCATCACCAACAACCGTTCCTTGTGGGGACAGATCCAACAACAGTTGCAAGAGACTAAGGAGTAGCATTGTTTCTTCTCTGCCTCTCTTTCCCAAGCCATGTTCAAATGATAAAAGCTCGGCTTTTCAACCTGTGGTACATGGAACGGTTGAAGACTTGGATCTTGAACTCAGGCTAGGGAAACGTAACAGAAACTTAAGTagttaa